The following nucleotide sequence is from Tiliqua scincoides isolate rTilSci1 chromosome 15, rTilSci1.hap2, whole genome shotgun sequence.
GCACTCCTTTGAACATACTTTAAGAGCTGGTGTAATGCAGCAGCTACCTGCAACCTTGAGGgtggtttactcagaagcaagtctcactgggTCCAGTGAGGTTTGCTCCCAATGCAAATCTGGCTTCTTCCATTTACTCACCAGCAGGCCTCAGGAAAGCCAGCTCTCCTCACAGCCTCAGCCCATCTGCAACGTGGGGACAATAcatgcctcacagggttgttgtaagggcagCATCTGAAGACTACATAAAGAGCTTTGTACACTCAAAGAAGCACCAtatgctgggaagggggttaatcAGGGTACGAAAGGAAGCCTGAAAAAAGGAGAAAGGGCCCAGCAAACGTTTCTGCTTTTTATTCCAAGAACACCATGTCTGTGCTGAGAGGGTTAGACAGCCAGTCCACCCCTCGGGACATCTCCTCTCCGGTCCGTGGTCTGCGAGATCTTGGAGCTCCAGCCGCATCTGTTCTGCAAGAGTCAGTCCGGCCTGGTCCGCAGCCAGGCCCGCCAGTGTCAGCACTGCGCTGGGgccttgggggggagggtccGGTCCGGTCCCGGCCAGCTGCCAGTCCCGCCAGCGTCAGCACCCCGGCTGGGGCCTCTGCTCCAGCTCCTCGATCAGGGGCCTTGCGGGGGGCGGCACGCTGGCCCCCCACATCTTCTCGAACTCCTGGGTGAGGGCGCCCACCTCCCGCGCGGCGGCCAGGTGGGTCCTGTGCTCCCGCTGCGCCTCCAAGGCCAGGACCGCCAGGGCGCCCTCGTTCTCGTTCGCCCAGGACAGCAGGAAGCGGCACTTCTTCTGGGCGCGGAAGACCCTGGGCCGGTCCTCGGCGGAGACGCGCCTCTTCGCCCTGCCCAGCAGCCGGCAGAGGTGCGCCAGGGCGGCCAGGCTGTGCTCCTTCCGCCGGGCCGGGCAGGCCCCCCGCAGGATCTGGGCCGCGGCCAGCAGCACCCCCGCGCCGCCCAGCACGCACTCCGGGTAgcgcagcgccgccgccgcctgcaGCGCGGCCTGCAGGGCCTCCGCGGTGGAGCCGAAGACCTGCCCGGCGCCCAGCGCGCCCGAGACGTCCAGGAGGGTCCCGCAGAACTCGGGCAGCAGCTCGGCGCAGCCGCCGCGGCCCAGGTAGAGCGCGGAGGCGTAGGCGTAGGCGCAGAGCACGTTGGGCAGCTGGAAGCGCACCAGGGGCGAGGCGGGCGCGCGGCGCAGGGCGGCCAGCGGCGGGAGGGCGCCGGGCAGGCGGGGCGCCCGGCCGGGGGGGCCCTGCTGCGAGGGGGGGCCCTCCGCCTCCTGCACCAGCGGCGCCTCCCCGCCGCCCGCCCACCAGGGCCGCCAGGGGGGCAGCAGGGCCGCGGCCCGCCCGCTGCGCAGCAGGCTCCGGAAGGCCGCCCGCTGCTCGGGGCTCAGGCGCGCCCACAGCTCCTCGGCCTCCGCCTCCGCCTCGGGCTCGGGCTCCGGGTCCGCCTCGCCGGCCGGGCGCGGCTCCTCCAGCCGCAGGAGGGCCTGGGCGAGGCGGCGGCCGGCGGCGGGGTCGGCGCGCTGGCCGCGGAGCCGCTCGCGGAGCTGGCGGCGCTGGAAGTCGCGGGCGCAGGCGCCGTGCCGCGCGTAGCAGGCGGCCGAGCAGTAGCGCAGGCGGCAGCGCGGGCAGGTGTAGGGCGCCCGCTCGGCCAGGCACAGCCCGCAGGGCGGCTCGTCCGCGCCCGCCATCGCCGCGCCTCGCCGCGCCCCTTCCGAGCACGTGCGCAGCAGCCGCGGAggctccctggctggctggctggccggcgcTCCGCCCCCGGCTGGCAGCGGCAAGGCGgccctctccagcccccaggcGCGGAGCCGCAGCTGCCTCGCGACGGCACCCCGCCGTTGCTGGGGTCGGACAGGCTGCCGAAGAGGCGCCACCGGACCCCGCCCGCTCGAAGATGCTGCCCCGAGCTCCAGCAGAGACGCCCGGCCCTGGGCGAAGGTCCCTGCATGTGCCTCTCCCGGCGTCGAAATGGCTGCTCAGGTGCAGGCGGACGCAGGTCTCTGCTGCCTGGCCTGCTCCCCGGGCATCTGgggatccaggaagctggactggatggccgGAGCCAGCGGGCCTGTTCCTCGGTTCTTCTGTCTCTGTTGCAAACCCGGCCTGCAGCCAGGCTGGAGGGGGCCCAGGCAGTCCTTCTCAGCTAGGAGCCCTGGAGCTGGGCTGCCACCACTCGCTCCACCACCTTCCCCAAGCCAACAGGATGGGAAACTGGGCATAGTTGTTTCAGTTGGTGGAGTGCCCGCTCCCACCAGGCTCAGCTGTTTGGGAGGGCAGCCCCCTTGAGGGTGACCTTCTGGAAGCAGATTTAAATTGACCATTTGCTTCCCACCCTTTGTAATTCTGCAGCAATATGAAGGTCGGGCTTTGGAAAGGACTCTCAACTGCCCCCACCTCAAGGATGG
It contains:
- the ZNHIT2 gene encoding zinc finger HIT domain-containing protein 2, with protein sequence MALVVEALKRGLDRFLMETFMTAISTPGEAHAGTFAQGRASLLELGAASSSGRGPVAPLRQPVRPQQRRGAVARQLRLRAWGLERAALPLPAGGGAPASQPAREPPRLLRTCSEGARRGAAMAGADEPPCGLCLAERAPYTCPRCRLRYCSAACYARHGACARDFQRRQLRERLRGQRADPAAGRRLAQALLRLEEPRPAGEADPEPEPEAEAEAEELWARLSPEQRAAFRSLLRSGRAAALLPPWRPWWAGGGEAPLVQEAEGPPSQQGPPGRAPRLPGALPPLAALRRAPASPLVRFQLPNVLCAYAYASALYLGRGGCAELLPEFCGTLLDVSGALGAGQVFGSTAEALQAALQAAAALRYPECVLGGAGVLLAAAQILRGACPARRKEHSLAALAHLCRLLGRAKRRVSAEDRPRVFRAQKKCRFLLSWANENEGALAVLALEAQREHRTHLAAAREVGALTQEFEKMWGASVPPPARPLIEELEQRPQPGC